One Chryseobacterium sp. StRB126 genomic region harbors:
- a CDS encoding ectonucleotide pyrophosphatase/phosphodiesterase gives MKRGIHFLLLFFSLTVFAQQGIIDTAQVVVPGRLNSIEAQSKPYVIMISTDGFRYDYAKKYNAENLLKLSGNGVRAEAMIPSYPSITFPNHWSLITGLYPSHHGLIDNFFYDYKRKETYAMSNKKNAEDGSWYGGIPLWGLAEKQGMVSASLMWVGSASDAGGMRPTYYYPYHEKFTPSEKVEKVVNWLKLPEDQRPHFITLYFPEVDGSGHHFGPDTQETETAVHLIDQAIGDLVQKVNDLGLKNVNFVFVSDHGMIKVDGGAPLEIPALLFDKNRFDFYNSQTLLRVYVKNPDEVKTVYKELKAHQTEDYEVYLDKKLPRYLHFAARDDKYNRIGQILLLPKAPKIFLEKGKKSSVGKHGYNPRTVPEMKATFYAWGPEFKNNMEIGEFTNINIYPLVAEVLGLKIDQPIDGKLKVLSKILKEKK, from the coding sequence ATGAAGCGAGGAATACATTTTTTACTGCTGTTTTTTTCCTTAACGGTTTTTGCTCAGCAAGGAATAATAGACACAGCTCAGGTAGTGGTGCCAGGCCGTCTGAATAGTATTGAAGCCCAGTCGAAACCTTATGTTATCATGATTTCTACCGATGGTTTTCGATATGATTATGCTAAAAAATACAATGCCGAAAACTTGCTGAAACTTTCTGGTAACGGAGTCAGAGCAGAAGCAATGATTCCAAGCTATCCGAGTATTACTTTTCCCAATCACTGGAGTCTTATCACTGGACTCTATCCTTCTCATCATGGTTTAATTGATAACTTTTTCTATGATTATAAGAGAAAGGAAACCTACGCGATGAGCAATAAAAAAAATGCAGAAGACGGAAGCTGGTACGGCGGAATTCCTCTTTGGGGATTAGCCGAGAAGCAGGGGATGGTATCTGCATCCTTAATGTGGGTTGGATCTGCCAGTGATGCAGGCGGAATGAGACCTACTTATTACTATCCTTATCATGAAAAATTTACACCATCCGAAAAAGTAGAAAAAGTAGTGAACTGGCTGAAGCTGCCGGAAGACCAAAGACCCCATTTTATAACATTATACTTCCCGGAAGTAGACGGAAGCGGACATCACTTTGGCCCGGATACCCAGGAAACAGAAACAGCTGTTCATCTGATTGATCAGGCCATTGGAGATCTTGTTCAGAAAGTGAATGATTTAGGATTAAAAAATGTCAATTTTGTTTTTGTTTCAGACCACGGAATGATTAAGGTTGATGGTGGAGCTCCTTTGGAAATTCCAGCGCTTCTTTTTGATAAAAATAGATTCGATTTTTATAATTCTCAGACCCTTTTAAGAGTGTATGTTAAAAATCCGGATGAGGTAAAAACTGTTTATAAAGAATTAAAGGCTCATCAAACAGAGGACTACGAAGTGTATTTAGATAAAAAATTACCAAGATACCTGCATTTTGCTGCAAGAGATGATAAATACAACAGAATAGGCCAGATTCTTCTCCTTCCGAAAGCTCCGAAAATATTTCTGGAAAAAGGAAAGAAATCCTCTGTTGGGAAACATGGATACAATCCAAGAACAGTTCCTGAAATGAAGGCGACTTTCTATGCATGGGGACCGGAATTTAAAAATAATATGGAGATCGGAGAATTTACCAATATCAATATTTATCCTTTGGTGGCTGAGGTTTTAGGGTTAAAGATTGACCAGCCAATTGATGGGAAACTAAAAGTTTTAAGTAAGATTTTAAAAGAAAAAAAATAA
- a CDS encoding GNAT family N-acetyltransferase, protein MEFKTLANVELDDLLAVFNLSFSDYIVPFHLTREILAAKIVAEKLDMNISVGAFEEGKLVSFILQSEKLENGQKIIYNGGTGVVPESRGKGLVRKMYDFIIPALKERGATILLLEVIEGNTAAIRAYENLGFSIVRKLLCFRGNIDSEVKKSTITINEMKDFQWDNLCSFWDIEPSWQGSVHVLNPMPENYQTLGAYSDENLVGYIIYNPGARRVLQIAVHKDYRKQGIGSGLFTAIADGRPMAINNVDDTSKETERFLGEKIGLQNWLSQFEMTRSI, encoded by the coding sequence ATGGAGTTTAAAACCTTAGCCAATGTTGAATTAGATGACCTTTTAGCAGTATTTAATCTTTCCTTTTCCGATTATATTGTTCCTTTTCATCTTACGAGAGAAATACTTGCAGCGAAAATTGTTGCTGAAAAATTAGATATGAATATTTCAGTAGGTGCTTTTGAAGAAGGAAAATTAGTGAGTTTTATCCTTCAGTCTGAAAAGTTGGAGAATGGCCAGAAAATTATTTACAATGGCGGAACTGGGGTAGTGCCCGAAAGCAGGGGAAAAGGTTTGGTAAGAAAAATGTATGATTTTATCATTCCTGCTTTAAAGGAAAGAGGTGCTACTATACTGTTGCTTGAAGTTATTGAGGGAAATACCGCAGCAATCAGGGCTTATGAAAATTTAGGCTTTAGCATTGTAAGAAAATTGCTTTGTTTTAGAGGGAATATCGATTCCGAAGTGAAAAAATCTACGATCACAATAAATGAAATGAAGGACTTTCAATGGGATAATCTCTGTTCTTTCTGGGATATTGAACCTTCATGGCAGGGGTCTGTTCATGTATTGAATCCTATGCCGGAAAATTATCAGACATTGGGAGCTTATTCAGATGAAAATTTAGTAGGATATATCATTTACAATCCTGGAGCAAGAAGGGTACTTCAGATTGCAGTACACAAAGATTATAGAAAGCAGGGAATTGGGTCGGGACTTTTTACAGCTATAGCCGATGGGCGGCCCATGGCTATCAATAATGTGGATGATACCTCTAAAGAAACAGAGAGATTCCTGGGTGAAAAAATAGGCCTTCAAAACTGGTTATCACAGTTCGAAATGACACGCAGTATTTAA
- a CDS encoding cytidine deaminase family protein, translating into MRKDLKEIASQFAKSQILNDFIEYGGVAAAIETAAGNVYTGISIDTACSMGFCAEHSAVAEMLKNGEWYIKAVVAVGNDGNAVPPCGRCRELMSQLAKENLNAVIEVKNGVFVTLKELMPYDWKEDLDREW; encoded by the coding sequence ATGAGAAAAGATTTAAAGGAAATAGCCAGCCAATTTGCAAAATCCCAAATACTGAATGACTTTATAGAATATGGAGGAGTTGCTGCAGCTATTGAAACTGCTGCTGGAAATGTATATACAGGAATCAGTATAGACACAGCATGTTCTATGGGATTTTGTGCTGAACATAGTGCTGTCGCAGAAATGCTTAAGAATGGAGAATGGTATATCAAAGCTGTAGTGGCAGTGGGAAATGATGGAAATGCAGTTCCACCCTGTGGGCGTTGCAGAGAATTGATGAGTCAGCTGGCTAAAGAAAATCTCAATGCAGTAATAGAAGTGAAAAACGGAGTATTTGTAACCTTGAAAGAATTAATGCCTTACGACTGGAAAGAAGATCTTGACAGAGAATGGTAA
- a CDS encoding GrpB family protein has product MKVTFEKYNPSWSNQFESIKNELEKSIGFLDPQIQHIGSTSVEGLSAKPIIDIMIGVKDESELNKFPLLLQGKDYVYYEKYNKDMPYRRFFIKLTDKPQNLGFPEIIHSEDEIPEELHNHHLRIAHIHTFPVSSEHWLRHIAFRDYLRTHPEVKEEYQRLKEKLSIMEWLDGNDYNDRKDLFIKREEQNAVQWYLNNQTT; this is encoded by the coding sequence ATGAAAGTTACTTTTGAAAAATACAATCCATCCTGGAGCAACCAGTTTGAATCCATTAAAAATGAACTGGAGAAAAGTATAGGCTTTTTAGATCCCCAAATACAACATATTGGAAGCACTTCTGTAGAAGGATTATCAGCAAAACCTATTATAGATATTATGATTGGGGTAAAAGATGAATCCGAACTCAATAAATTTCCCCTATTATTACAAGGAAAGGATTATGTGTACTATGAAAAGTACAATAAAGATATGCCGTATCGCCGTTTTTTCATTAAGTTGACAGATAAGCCTCAGAACTTGGGATTTCCGGAAATTATTCATTCAGAAGATGAAATTCCAGAAGAACTTCACAATCATCATCTTCGGATAGCCCATATCCATACCTTCCCTGTTTCATCAGAACATTGGCTCCGTCACATTGCATTCCGGGACTATCTTCGCACTCATCCTGAAGTAAAGGAGGAGTATCAACGATTAAAAGAAAAACTCAGTATAATGGAATGGTTGGATGGCAATGATTATAACGATAGAAAAGATCTATTTATCAAAAGAGAAGAACAGAATGCTGTTCAATGGTATTTAAATAATCAGACAACTTAA
- a CDS encoding T9SS type A sorting domain-containing protein — protein MKKTLLTLGLLIANFAWAQFSSGTVTLGGTGMTVKLETSPTLVTLTLTGSSTSYLAIGAGDVGMAAGADGFIYNTNSTTNSNLDYSFNGIGQFPTVDAIQDWTITSNTVVGSTRTVIATRSLAGSAGDYSISNSAGPLDIFFAKGNSLAISQHSSTNRGYATLTMAASSLSTSEIAAAENKKIGLYPNPAKTIVNFKNVDKIHSLEIYDATGRKVKSVKPDGENINVEDLKQGTYYFEIKLKDGNLSYEKLIKE, from the coding sequence ATGAAAAAAACTTTACTTACATTAGGATTGCTTATTGCAAATTTTGCATGGGCACAGTTTTCCTCGGGTACAGTAACCCTTGGCGGGACCGGAATGACAGTGAAATTGGAAACTTCACCTACTTTGGTAACTTTGACACTCACAGGAAGCAGTACTTCTTATCTTGCAATAGGAGCAGGAGATGTAGGAATGGCAGCCGGCGCTGATGGATTCATTTATAATACTAATTCTACTACTAATTCAAATCTTGATTACAGTTTTAATGGAATAGGACAGTTTCCAACCGTAGATGCTATTCAGGATTGGACAATTACTTCAAATACTGTAGTAGGGTCTACTCGTACTGTAATAGCTACAAGAAGTTTAGCGGGAAGTGCTGGAGATTATTCAATATCCAATTCAGCAGGGCCGCTGGATATTTTTTTTGCAAAAGGAAATAGCTTAGCAATTTCTCAGCACAGTTCTACAAATAGAGGGTATGCTACATTAACAATGGCAGCAAGTAGTCTGTCTACAAGTGAAATTGCAGCAGCAGAAAATAAGAAAATTGGTCTTTATCCTAATCCGGCTAAGACTATTGTGAATTTCAAAAATGTTGACAAGATCCATTCTCTTGAAATCTATGATGCAACAGGGAGAAAAGTGAAATCTGTAAAACCGGATGGAGAAAATATCAATGTTGAAGATCTTAAGCAGGGAACGTATTATTTTGAAATCAAATTAAAAGATGGGAACTTATCCTACGAAAAGTTAATCAAAGAATAA
- a CDS encoding ankyrin repeat domain-containing protein: MRNLIIALSVFLGSFLLAQEKSKSIFDIARSGTVSEVKELMKQNPDIINQSNENGFSPLILACYRGNVEVAEFLIDHVKDVNYKSREGTALAGLSVKYNKKLVEDLLKKNADPNIADDTGSTPLFWAVKFGNKELIELLLKYKADKSIKDSMGMTPFEYALQTHKEEIINLLKK, from the coding sequence ATGAGAAACCTGATTATAGCACTGAGTGTATTTCTGGGATCTTTTTTATTGGCCCAGGAGAAATCGAAATCAATATTTGATATTGCCAGAAGTGGAACGGTTTCCGAAGTAAAAGAACTGATGAAGCAGAATCCTGATATCATCAATCAATCCAATGAAAATGGTTTTTCTCCTCTTATTCTAGCTTGTTACAGAGGGAATGTAGAAGTAGCTGAATTTTTAATAGATCATGTAAAAGATGTAAACTATAAAAGCAGAGAAGGAACAGCATTGGCAGGCCTTTCCGTGAAATACAATAAAAAGTTGGTTGAAGATTTACTAAAGAAAAATGCAGATCCCAATATTGCAGATGATACAGGTTCTACACCGTTATTTTGGGCAGTAAAATTCGGGAATAAAGAACTCATTGAACTTCTGCTTAAATATAAAGCTGACAAATCAATAAAAGACTCAATGGGGATGACCCCCTTTGAATATGCCTTACAAACTCACAAGGAAGAAATTATTAACCTCTTAAAAAAATGA
- a CDS encoding YceI family protein, whose product MKKLTLLSVFLLFGGYASAQKYSSKTGKLTFEASVPLFEDIYAQDDANLVILNADTGEMASVSVVKNFHFKTKLMEEHFNESYAESAKFPKTTFKGKIVGFDKSKLTASPQKYTVQGTLNFHGVDKAITSAASVYAKDGKIYMQGSFVAKPADYKVTIPKVVTKKIAENVNVEYNYILIK is encoded by the coding sequence ATGAAAAAACTAACATTATTAAGCGTATTCCTGCTTTTTGGCGGTTACGCTTCAGCCCAGAAATACAGTTCCAAAACCGGTAAACTAACATTTGAAGCATCCGTACCCCTTTTTGAAGATATTTATGCCCAGGATGATGCCAATCTGGTTATTCTTAATGCTGATACCGGAGAAATGGCATCTGTTTCTGTTGTTAAAAATTTCCATTTTAAAACCAAATTAATGGAAGAGCATTTCAATGAAAGCTATGCTGAGTCCGCAAAATTTCCTAAAACTACATTTAAAGGAAAAATTGTAGGCTTCGACAAATCAAAACTTACTGCCAGCCCACAGAAATATACAGTTCAGGGTACCTTAAACTTTCATGGAGTAGATAAAGCGATAACCTCTGCAGCTTCAGTGTATGCAAAGGATGGAAAGATTTATATGCAGGGAAGCTTTGTGGCAAAACCGGCAGATTACAAAGTAACAATACCTAAAGTGGTTACTAAGAAAATTGCTGAAAATGTAAATGTTGAATATAATTATATACTGATAAAATGA
- a CDS encoding DUF5777 family beta-barrel protein, translating to MTKALLFLSVLSSVFAFAQEDLLKDIDTVQTNTDTSQPAFKALQIVTGQSTKLAAKKEWYMVVAHRFGDVSAGFKDFFGLDNASTKLGVIYGVTDAISLSLSRETNMKTFEGGIKYRLVKQNENFPVDVVGYHVMGANTALDKDTYPHLRFSDRLSYLTQALISRRFSDKFSLQFTPSYVHKNLYEPTVEDKNQFLAGLGGRYKISKRISVNAEYFVNFDNHSFYKNPLSLGVDIETGGHVFQLLFTNSQINSDIGYLTNASGNWGKGHIFFGFNLYRVF from the coding sequence ATGACGAAAGCTCTCTTATTTTTGTCGGTACTTTCATCAGTTTTTGCCTTTGCACAGGAAGATCTGCTGAAAGATATTGATACTGTACAAACCAATACAGATACTTCACAACCTGCATTCAAAGCCTTGCAGATTGTGACCGGACAATCCACTAAACTTGCCGCCAAAAAAGAATGGTATATGGTTGTTGCCCATCGGTTTGGCGATGTAAGCGCCGGTTTTAAAGATTTTTTCGGACTGGATAATGCTTCTACCAAACTGGGGGTGATCTACGGGGTTACAGATGCCATATCTTTAAGCCTGTCCCGGGAAACCAATATGAAAACTTTTGAAGGTGGCATTAAATATAGATTGGTAAAACAAAATGAGAACTTTCCCGTAGATGTTGTTGGCTATCATGTAATGGGTGCCAATACAGCCTTAGATAAAGATACATATCCGCATCTTAGATTCAGTGACAGACTGTCTTATCTTACACAGGCTCTTATTTCCAGAAGATTTAGCGATAAATTTTCATTACAGTTTACCCCTTCATATGTACATAAGAATCTTTATGAACCTACTGTAGAAGATAAAAACCAATTTCTTGCCGGCCTTGGCGGCCGCTATAAAATCTCAAAAAGAATTTCTGTAAATGCAGAATATTTTGTGAATTTCGACAATCACAGTTTTTATAAAAACCCCTTGTCATTAGGAGTGGATATAGAAACCGGGGGACATGTTTTTCAGCTTTTATTTACAAATTCCCAGATCAATTCAGATATCGGGTATCTTACGAATGCATCCGGAAATTGGGGAAAAGGACACATTTTCTTTGGGTTTAACCTTTACAGAGTTTTTTAA
- a CDS encoding Crp/Fnr family transcriptional regulator, with the protein MNNQFIIQKFGFLGNDFLDEFQKHAVLADIKSKTEIVREGQKNKYVPFLTKGSIKVFTLNDGRELIYYYIRENDSCLMTFSSIFTDYISRVYAVAEEDSEALLVPVSIMHEWLVRFPEINKLFYREYDRRFSEVMSMVNDAVFHRLDKRVLNYIKQQISVTGYNPIKITHREIANNLGTSREVVSRVLKKIESDGDILQTKEGIKVAVNDNVRLV; encoded by the coding sequence ATGAATAATCAATTTATTATTCAGAAATTCGGGTTCTTAGGAAACGATTTTCTGGATGAGTTTCAGAAGCATGCTGTTTTAGCAGATATAAAATCAAAGACTGAAATAGTGAGGGAAGGGCAGAAAAATAAGTATGTCCCTTTTTTGACGAAAGGATCCATAAAAGTTTTCACACTTAACGATGGAAGAGAGCTTATCTATTATTATATTAGAGAAAATGATAGCTGCCTGATGACCTTTTCATCTATTTTTACAGATTATATAAGCAGGGTATATGCTGTTGCAGAGGAAGATTCCGAAGCATTGTTGGTTCCTGTTTCCATTATGCATGAATGGCTGGTGAGATTTCCTGAGATTAATAAATTGTTTTATCGTGAATACGACAGGCGATTTTCAGAAGTAATGAGTATGGTAAACGACGCTGTTTTTCACCGCCTGGACAAAAGAGTTCTTAATTATATCAAACAGCAAATTTCCGTCACTGGGTACAATCCCATAAAGATTACTCACAGGGAAATCGCCAATAATCTTGGAACCTCCAGAGAAGTGGTAAGCAGAGTTTTAAAGAAAATTGAAAGTGATGGAGATATTCTGCAAACAAAAGAAGGAATAAAAGTCGCTGTAAATGACAATGTTAGATTAGTCTAA
- a CDS encoding TonB-dependent receptor, with protein MKKYICIAAMLGCAIAHAQQVQEGSIDEVNILGRKKIKQERAEFKRHGQSVETLSEEDLNRNNPAAIDQTLSTMPGLQVDKRTNFGGQRLVLRGYGNDQKFNNWGVKAYWNNMPLTNAEGVTVLDDVDFAYVTNVEVIKGPAATMYGGGVGGAVRFYTRPDFTKGASISENAMFGAFKTFQSRTQLNVADENYSVSAAYGHLETDGYRPNGGGLKNFFNVNGTVKLGKKDQLSFFASQAYSYEHTSGQISYDDYYAGIDNGNPAYIRKNSGTKIKSTRVGLSNMVSLTSNLRNYTTLFYYNANTESVSAGAYGVTSSPNVGLRSTFTLKNEFKDFENRLDFGAEIQNSVSTTSSYRFTGSETEPLQTTGMSGASYFKYNNNQSTYFVIDYLTYKPWGLTLLAGISANRTNYDRTDLYALPGLIAGRKDQSFNKKYDMAYTPHFALQKEWKHQIFNLSYSEGYNSPTAASSFITATNMTNDDLKPERARMFDFSVHGLLLNTKLDYRISAFRIDYSDKLTQLVIPNSPIPGQTYWANTGSQKNTGLEFSIGYQYRSENSFIERVVPFVNLSYYDAKYKSFTTIVGGKEDSYNHQNVVGVPRNKYALGLDIYTKQGFYLLNTYNYLGQVYTNFNNKNLVKGFGLLNAKLGYKKTFGKFDVDLYVMGNNLTNQINYTFLFLGNNINDSDKGSNYSVPTDLNPGPNKSYFFYGANLKYRF; from the coding sequence ATGAAAAAATATATATGCATAGCAGCAATGTTAGGTTGCGCTATCGCTCATGCTCAACAGGTGCAGGAAGGATCAATTGATGAAGTTAACATCCTTGGTAGAAAGAAAATAAAACAGGAACGTGCAGAATTCAAAAGACACGGACAATCTGTAGAAACGCTTTCCGAAGAAGATCTTAACAGGAATAATCCTGCAGCTATTGATCAAACATTGTCAACAATGCCCGGACTTCAGGTAGATAAACGAACCAATTTTGGTGGACAAAGACTAGTGCTTCGTGGATATGGAAACGATCAGAAGTTCAATAACTGGGGTGTGAAAGCCTACTGGAATAATATGCCGTTAACCAACGCTGAAGGGGTGACTGTTCTGGATGATGTTGACTTCGCCTATGTAACCAATGTAGAAGTTATCAAAGGTCCGGCAGCAACCATGTATGGTGGCGGAGTTGGAGGAGCAGTCCGTTTTTATACCCGTCCTGATTTTACAAAAGGAGCATCCATTTCTGAAAATGCTATGTTCGGAGCATTTAAAACATTCCAGTCCAGAACACAATTGAATGTTGCTGATGAGAATTACTCTGTAAGTGCAGCATACGGACACCTTGAAACGGATGGATACAGACCAAATGGTGGCGGACTGAAAAATTTCTTTAACGTGAATGGTACTGTTAAGCTTGGAAAAAAAGATCAGTTAAGTTTCTTTGCAAGCCAGGCTTATTCCTATGAACATACTTCAGGACAGATTTCATATGATGATTATTATGCAGGAATTGATAACGGGAATCCTGCCTATATCCGAAAAAACTCAGGAACGAAAATAAAATCAACAAGAGTAGGATTGAGTAATATGGTAAGTCTTACTTCTAATTTAAGAAACTATACCACCTTGTTTTATTATAATGCAAATACGGAAAGTGTTTCAGCGGGAGCCTATGGAGTTACAAGCTCTCCGAATGTAGGATTGCGTTCCACTTTTACATTAAAGAATGAGTTTAAGGATTTTGAAAACCGTTTAGATTTTGGAGCGGAAATACAAAATTCAGTATCTACGACTTCAAGCTATCGATTTACCGGTTCTGAAACTGAACCTTTACAGACAACAGGGATGAGTGGGGCTTCCTATTTTAAATATAATAACAATCAATCCACCTACTTTGTGATTGATTATCTTACTTATAAACCCTGGGGACTTACTTTATTGGCAGGGATAAGTGCTAATAGAACAAATTATGATAGAACAGATCTTTATGCATTGCCAGGTTTGATCGCCGGTCGTAAAGACCAGTCATTCAACAAGAAATATGACATGGCGTACACCCCTCACTTTGCTTTGCAGAAAGAATGGAAACATCAGATCTTTAATTTAAGCTATAGTGAAGGGTATAATTCTCCTACCGCAGCCTCTTCATTTATTACTGCTACAAACATGACGAATGATGATTTAAAACCTGAGCGCGCAAGAATGTTTGATTTCAGTGTACATGGGCTTTTACTCAATACAAAGTTAGATTATCGTATTTCTGCATTTAGAATCGACTATTCTGATAAACTTACACAACTGGTTATCCCTAATAGTCCCATTCCGGGGCAAACCTACTGGGCTAATACCGGAAGTCAGAAAAATACGGGACTTGAGTTTAGTATCGGATATCAGTACAGATCAGAGAATTCATTTATCGAAAGAGTAGTTCCGTTTGTAAACCTTTCTTATTACGATGCTAAATATAAATCTTTCACTACTATAGTAGGTGGGAAAGAAGATTCATACAACCACCAAAATGTAGTGGGAGTTCCGAGAAATAAATATGCATTAGGGTTAGATATCTATACCAAGCAGGGTTTTTATCTATTAAATACATATAACTATCTGGGACAGGTATATACTAACTTTAATAACAAAAATCTTGTAAAAGGATTTGGATTACTAAATGCAAAATTAGGATATAAAAAGACCTTTGGGAAGTTTGATGTAGATCTTTATGTGATGGGTAATAATCTTACCAACCAGATTAATTATACGTTCTTATTCCTTGGAAATAACATCAATGATTCAGATAAAGGAAGTAATTATTCAGTTCCTACAGATCTTAATCCGGGGCCTAATAAATCTTATTTCTTTTATGGAGCTAATCTGAAATACAGATTCTGA